The nucleotide window ACACGTCTAACTTCATGAAACAACGACTGCTGCAGAGTGACGTGGGTCAGAGACCTGACAGGACGGAAACTTTCTTTGTTCAGAGTTAATATGTACAAAAATCACATCGAGGTTCTACTGACGGATCCAGGAGGGACCAGCTGTTCCTCAGAGGGGcggagctccagcttctgtttgcaTCTTCTGATGGTTGATGGTTctgctggaaccaggttctgctgggtcaggagctggaaccaggttctgctgggtcaggagctggaaccaggttctgttgggtcaggagctggacccaggttctgctgggtcaggagctggaaccaggttctgctgggtcaggagctggaaccaggttctgttgggtcaggagctggaaccaggtggTCTACGTGGACTTTGGAGGACTTTGGATGGTCTCTACATCTTCTCAGAAGCATCAGTAACTCTGCTGAAGTTCTGTTGGACCTGACGGACCTCCACCATCTGAAGGACgttctgtctgtctccatcTGCTGAGACGTCCTCTGATTGGACCAGGCGTCTCCAGGACCCGTCACCaggttttgtttggatttttacgTTAACCCTTCGTGTGCGGTGCGTTCAGGTACCCCCCGGGTGTTTTTCTGCGGGAACCGGACCTGAAGGGGAACGCTGGTCTTCTGTCTATCAAATGTGTGTAGAGGAAGAGGCGGGGCTTACAGTGATGCTGGCAGCTGATAGGATAGAAGTAAGGTGCTGCTGGTGGCTGAAGACCCACAGTGACAGGACGTTAGTGTCCGGGGTGCTGGTGGGACGTGAATGGGGTGAAGGAAGGGGGCGGAGACAGAGACAGTGGGCGGGGCTGAGAACCGGCGCCTCCTACGGGAGGAGAGTCCGCCGTCGACTGAGAGACACTGAAACGGACGGAGAACCGGGTGAGTTTTCAGGCTGACCGGATGTCAGGAGGCCATGTTCCTCAGGTGAAACTCACCTGATGGTGTAGCTGCTGCGGTGGGCGGGGTCTGTTACCCCAGCAACAAACAGCTTCTTCGGCGGTCCGTCTGAGTCCACCCCTCCTGAGAAACAAAGGTTCAGAAACTTAGACGTGTTCACTGTTCCagctgctccctactctcactgcaGATCACAAACAAGGTTCTTCAAAGTGAttctggaaaaagacaaagagtttAATCCCTGGTTGAGCTCAGGATCCTCCAGGTTCCCCCAGGTTCCCCCAGGTTCCTCCAGGTTCCTCCAGCTcatgaaataaaagcagttaGCACAGTCAGCTCGGGTTCTCCGGTGTTCCACCTTCACGCATGAATTACCTTTTCTCTTGAGCGGCGTTAACAGCGGCCATCTGACGGCGGCGCTCACTGCAGGCCTGCTGGACgccaacacaaacagcactcaGACAGGAACTTTCAGAATAAAGGCGCCTGTTTGGGTTTGGACAAACCTGAACCTCCTGGTGGGACTCGGGGACGAGTTGGGCGTGACGCCGCTGTCCTGCGATGGAAACCACTGAAGAAGAGAAAACAGGAGGGACTCAGACCCGACATCCGATCCAGGTCTCACCTGAAGCCTCAAATCTGGATTTAGATTCAGAATTCTGGATCTGGTCTACGCTCCGGATTCATCTGTAGCcaaagaaactaaactaaactaaactaatctGGACTAAAACTAAAGAGTCACGTAGAAAAGTCTCCAGGTTTTCTAATCTGCATAAAAtccagatttttaatttaagtttaaatttagTTGAATAAATCTTAGACTTTTAATTTCATCTGGATTATCTGGATCTGGATTCAGGGATTTTATTCAGGATCTAAGTCTGATGTAAGAATCTAGattcagcagaaatgtttgggtCCGGATTCGATAAAGTTTTTAGGATCCAGGTTTTAAAACTCGACCACTGGCTGCTCTCattcttctggttctggtcgaCCTGTAATCTAGATTTAAAAGCTAATCTGATGTGGAACCAGAATCGGAGCTGCTCAGACGCTGCTGTATCCTCCAGCCTTCAGGTCTTAATCCCAGCATGAGTTAATCTGGATTCACACTGTCTGAACCGTCCGATCTGGATTCTGTAGCATCACCCTGATTCTAAtccagacaggaaacagaacgAGCAGACCGGGagccttcaaaataagagcgcAGACTCTCACCGCTGAGGCGTGCTCGTGCCACTGGCTGCCTGCAGGAACTGGGATCAGACCGGACGGACTgggagacacaaacacatgaggGGTGAGTCTCAGAGAGGCCAAAGGTCATGGAGGTGTGTTTGACTCACCTGAGTCTCTGCAGACTCCCCCTGAGCGCCATCTCCATGTTCTCCTCCTgttccaaacacaaacacacggtTAACGGAACCGTGTGACGGCGGCCATGGTGAACTCCTCTTAAACTGTTTGTAATCTTTGACAtgttaataaagtttgttgtAAACGCTCTGCAGGGTCCATCTGTCTGAGGATAAAGGATGAAGAACCGACTGTATATTTAAAGCAGGTTTCCATGGAAACCGGctgagtttaaaagttttattctttaaaactgaactgaaacatcagaaatttaaagaattatttttatttggtgttaataaatccttttaaacttggtctgaagctgaagctgcagacagatcctctctggttttaaaactaAGCAGCAGGTTCTGACTCACCGGTCTTTTCAGGTCCGATCCGCTCAGGGAGAACGGAGACAAGGGGACATGC belongs to Kryptolebias marmoratus isolate JLee-2015 linkage group LG13, ASM164957v2, whole genome shotgun sequence and includes:
- the LOC108228550 gene encoding protein FAM122A isoform X1, with amino-acid sequence MERMEVDQCAGAAGGAGGGALRRSNSAPMITSVSDGMTVFSPVSSARFRRSSVSINPSQHVPLSPFSLSGSDLKRPEENMEMALRGSLQRLSPSGLIPVPAGSQWHEHASAWFPSQDSGVTPNSSPSPTRRFSRPAVSAAVRWPLLTPLKRKGGVDSDGPPKKLFVAGVTDPAHRSSYTISVSQSTADSPPVGGAGSQPRPLSLSPPPSFTPFTSHQHPGH
- the LOC108228550 gene encoding protein FAM122A isoform X2; this translates as MERMEVDQCAGAAGGAGGGALRRSNSAPMITSVSDGMTVFSPVSSARFRRSSVSINPSQHVPLSPFSLSGSDLKRPEENMEMALRGSLQRLSPSGLIPVPAGSQWHEHASAWFPSQDSGVTPNSSPSPTRRFRPAVSAAVRWPLLTPLKRKGGVDSDGPPKKLFVAGVTDPAHRSSYTISVSQSTADSPPVGGAGSQPRPLSLSPPPSFTPFTSHQHPGH